The Geotalea uraniireducens Rf4 genome window below encodes:
- a CDS encoding hydantoinase/oxoprolinase family protein, protein MRRVSVDIGGTFTDCFVVWDGKYIEEKALTTHHNLALGFNEALSKAYNVLGLELEDILAGVDSVRYATTLGTNALIEHKGPRIGMLVTAGFEATVPLSRARGYGEGLDDLGKQDLPNASRPAPLVLPHMIRGVRERLDFEGRLVMRLDEDDVRVQIRSLVDKGAEIIVVALVNSVVNPMHEERIEEILLEEYPSHLLGAIPVILSHQVAGRKGEYVRATSAIVDGYLHSTMYHALSALEQNLRAHRYEKPMLVIHNSGGMAQLNSTDALQTIHSGPVSGIAASEHLAMQAALGNVVATDMGGTSYDIGIVVEGGIKHYDFNPVVDRWLVSVPMVHLVTLGAGGGSIASYDRMYETVKCGPESAGSDPGPACYDRGGMRPTVTDADLVLGYLDPKNYAGGSISLNPRRAAAAIEDALCDDLDCSTIDAAMLIRQKVDDNMANGLFTEMRARGYDPKDFTMLAYGGNGPLHCCGIAQNLGINKILAPPFSSVFSAVGAGNMHQLHIHERSLYMVLYDSNSRHIYDDYDRFNGIVEELKEAGTQDLIRQGIPREQILHSLELDMRYGNQLVQTTAVIPVHELHGPADVMAMISQFSLDYGKRFGEGSQAPEAGIRINTIRVAAYVRHETVQFEDIKPAAPARRKAPPAPKSTRKCYFVGHDGPLDTPVWDRAAIEPGVQVAGPAVIASEVTTYLVNPGWNFVSAKQGASWFLRA, encoded by the coding sequence ATGAGGCGCGTGTCTGTCGATATCGGTGGCACCTTCACCGATTGTTTCGTGGTTTGGGATGGTAAGTACATTGAGGAAAAGGCTCTCACCACTCACCACAATCTGGCGCTCGGGTTCAACGAAGCGCTGAGCAAGGCCTACAACGTCCTTGGACTGGAGTTGGAAGATATTCTGGCCGGAGTGGATTCTGTGCGGTATGCCACAACTCTGGGTACCAATGCATTGATCGAACACAAGGGGCCGCGGATCGGCATGCTTGTGACCGCGGGTTTCGAGGCGACGGTCCCGCTTAGCCGCGCCCGTGGTTATGGCGAGGGGCTGGATGACCTGGGCAAGCAGGATCTCCCCAATGCATCCCGGCCTGCCCCCCTGGTCCTGCCCCACATGATTCGTGGCGTGCGCGAGCGTCTTGATTTCGAGGGGAGGCTGGTGATGCGACTGGACGAAGACGATGTTCGCGTCCAGATCCGTTCCCTGGTGGACAAGGGGGCCGAGATCATCGTCGTGGCCCTGGTCAACAGCGTGGTCAATCCCATGCATGAAGAGCGGATCGAGGAGATCCTGCTGGAGGAATATCCGTCCCATCTGCTGGGTGCCATACCGGTCATCCTCTCCCACCAGGTGGCGGGACGGAAGGGGGAGTATGTGCGTGCGACCTCGGCCATTGTCGACGGTTATCTCCACTCGACCATGTATCACGCCCTCTCGGCCCTGGAGCAGAACCTGCGTGCCCACCGCTATGAAAAGCCGATGCTGGTAATCCACAACTCGGGCGGCATGGCGCAGCTGAACTCCACCGATGCCCTGCAGACCATCCACTCCGGCCCGGTATCCGGTATTGCCGCCTCCGAACATCTGGCCATGCAGGCGGCACTGGGGAATGTGGTGGCAACCGACATGGGTGGTACCAGTTACGACATCGGCATCGTCGTCGAGGGGGGCATCAAACACTATGACTTCAACCCGGTTGTCGATCGCTGGCTGGTTTCCGTGCCGATGGTGCACCTGGTGACGCTGGGTGCAGGTGGCGGCTCGATCGCCTCCTACGACCGGATGTACGAGACGGTCAAGTGCGGCCCCGAGAGTGCCGGTTCAGATCCCGGTCCGGCCTGTTACGACCGGGGTGGCATGCGGCCGACGGTGACCGATGCGGACCTGGTGCTCGGCTATCTGGATCCCAAGAACTACGCGGGTGGTTCGATCTCCCTGAATCCCCGTCGGGCCGCCGCCGCCATTGAAGACGCGCTCTGCGACGACCTGGATTGCTCGACCATCGATGCGGCCATGCTGATTCGCCAGAAGGTTGACGACAATATGGCCAACGGCCTGTTCACCGAAATGCGGGCAAGGGGGTACGACCCGAAGGACTTCACCATGCTCGCCTACGGCGGCAACGGCCCGCTGCACTGCTGCGGCATCGCCCAGAACCTGGGGATTAACAAGATCCTGGCACCCCCCTTCAGCTCGGTATTCTCGGCCGTCGGCGCCGGCAACATGCATCAGCTGCACATCCATGAGCGGTCCCTCTACATGGTGCTGTACGACTCCAACAGCCGCCACATCTACGATGACTATGATCGCTTCAACGGCATCGTCGAGGAGCTGAAGGAGGCCGGGACCCAGGATCTGATCCGCCAGGGGATTCCGCGGGAGCAGATCCTTCACAGCCTTGAACTGGACATGCGCTATGGCAACCAGCTGGTGCAGACGACCGCGGTCATCCCGGTGCACGAGTTGCACGGCCCCGCCGACGTCATGGCGATGATTTCCCAGTTCTCACTGGACTACGGCAAACGTTTCGGTGAAGGGAGCCAGGCCCCCGAGGCGGGGATCCGGATCAATACCATCCGGGTGGCGGCTTACGTGCGCCATGAAACGGTCCAGTTCGAAGATATAAAACCCGCTGCACCGGCCAGGCGCAAGGCGCCACCCGCACCCAAGAGTACCCGCAAATGCTACTTCGTCGGTCACGATGGTCCGCTTGATACCCCCGTCTGGGATCGGGCTGCGATTGAACCGGGTGTCCAGGTTGCCGGGCCGGCGGTGATCGCCTCCGAGGTGACCACCTATCTGGTGAATCCGGGCTGGAACTTTGTTTCCGCCAAGCAGGGTGCCTCCTGGTTCCTGCGGGCCTGA
- a CDS encoding acetone carboxylase subunit gamma, with amino-acid sequence MKVLMTEYLRIDLDKETWECRVCNHEVGSAKKSYKEGLLVYNRDPREIHPPIIDPDKYRFTFSPDPEWVRILEYYCPKCGTQVETEYAIPGHPPLYDMEVDLAALKAQWSTREEVLEPVRGPEVVLGAGHGH; translated from the coding sequence ATGAAAGTACTGATGACCGAATATCTCCGCATCGACCTGGACAAAGAGACCTGGGAATGCCGCGTCTGTAACCATGAAGTGGGTTCCGCAAAAAAGAGCTACAAGGAAGGGCTGCTGGTTTACAACCGCGACCCGAGGGAAATTCATCCGCCGATCATCGATCCGGATAAGTACCGCTTCACCTTCAGTCCGGATCCTGAGTGGGTACGCATTCTCGAGTATTACTGCCCCAAGTGCGGCACCCAGGTGGAAACCGAATACGCCATTCCCGGACATCCCCCCCTCTACGACATGGAGGTGGATCTGGCGGCGCTGAAGGCCCAATGGTCGACTCGCGAAGAGGTCCTTGAGCCGGTGAGAGGCCCTGAAGTAGTCCTTGGCGCCGGACACGGCCATTAA
- a CDS encoding hydantoinase/oxoprolinase family protein, whose amino-acid sequence MGLQINIDNGGTLTDICILNDGLVNKTKVLTTPYDLSKCFFEGLQKASGVIYGEPNVARLLEEVDLIRYSTTQGTNAICERKGPRLGLIIHGATKDIMVSLAEHDPELYAALVGNRVAILADDLMQRDDRDNLIVKAINELTAAGANRLVVSFGGKDFIESEAAFKKVALRKYPRHLLGAVPILYGSDLSADTHLARRTWTALINSFLHPAMENFLYNAENRLRSYRTKNPLQIFRNDGDSSRVAKSIAIKTYSSGPRGGMEGMKTFAKLYGFSDVVAIDIGGTTTDIGQFLNDTVAEKRRGNVEGITVSFPLCEIISAGVGGSSIFRAHEGRIVIGPESVGAVPGPACFGRGGKEATITDASLLSGILDPTSYFGGDLALDAERAAAAVEQNIAKPLGLDLEDALQQMQYAYEEKVAVELHRTTSISDQTILLAFGGAGPLNACGVAEKAGIDTVAVPKMAAVFSAYGIGECDISQHYAATVHGIDESRLKETIAALKTKAARDMYAEGFAEGRYELRARLVATVDGREISHFLTDAAVPAPFKKAEHVEVELKAVKVLRSEKDKQASFKKGNKASLHSNRTLLTKRKGRIEVPVYNLNEMKTGDYGVGPAIIEEDFFTCRVLDGWSFVISDAGDILLNKRG is encoded by the coding sequence ATGGGATTACAAATCAACATCGATAACGGGGGGACACTCACCGATATCTGCATTCTGAATGACGGGTTGGTCAACAAAACCAAGGTACTAACAACTCCTTATGATCTCAGTAAGTGCTTCTTTGAGGGGCTGCAGAAGGCCTCCGGTGTCATCTACGGCGAGCCGAATGTTGCTCGTCTACTGGAAGAGGTCGATCTCATTCGCTATTCAACGACCCAGGGGACGAACGCGATCTGTGAGCGGAAGGGGCCACGTCTCGGACTGATTATTCATGGTGCCACAAAAGACATCATGGTCAGTCTGGCCGAACATGATCCCGAACTGTACGCTGCATTGGTGGGGAACCGGGTGGCAATCCTGGCTGACGATCTGATGCAGCGTGACGACCGTGACAACCTGATCGTCAAGGCCATCAACGAGCTCACCGCTGCCGGGGCGAACAGGCTGGTCGTCAGTTTCGGCGGAAAGGATTTCATCGAGTCCGAGGCGGCTTTCAAGAAGGTCGCCCTGCGCAAGTACCCCCGCCACCTCCTCGGCGCCGTGCCGATTCTGTACGGCAGCGATCTGAGTGCCGACACCCATCTGGCGCGGCGTACCTGGACGGCGTTGATCAACTCCTTCCTCCATCCGGCAATGGAAAACTTCCTCTATAACGCCGAGAACCGGTTGCGCAGCTATCGCACCAAGAATCCCCTTCAGATCTTCCGCAACGATGGCGACTCATCCCGGGTGGCCAAATCTATCGCGATCAAAACTTACAGCTCCGGCCCGCGCGGCGGCATGGAGGGGATGAAGACCTTCGCCAAGCTGTACGGATTTTCCGATGTGGTTGCCATCGACATCGGCGGCACCACCACCGATATCGGTCAGTTTCTGAACGACACGGTGGCGGAGAAGCGGCGTGGCAATGTGGAAGGTATTACCGTTTCATTCCCCCTCTGCGAGATCATCAGCGCCGGTGTCGGCGGCAGCTCGATTTTCCGTGCCCATGAAGGGCGCATCGTGATCGGACCCGAGAGCGTCGGCGCCGTTCCAGGTCCGGCCTGCTTCGGTCGCGGCGGCAAGGAAGCGACCATCACCGATGCCAGTCTTCTGAGCGGCATCCTTGATCCAACATCCTATTTTGGCGGTGATCTGGCCCTGGACGCCGAACGCGCAGCGGCGGCGGTCGAGCAGAATATTGCCAAACCTCTTGGCCTGGATCTCGAGGATGCCTTGCAGCAGATGCAGTATGCCTACGAGGAAAAGGTTGCCGTTGAGCTGCATCGTACCACCAGCATCTCGGACCAGACCATCCTGCTTGCATTCGGCGGAGCCGGCCCCCTGAATGCCTGCGGCGTCGCCGAGAAGGCAGGAATAGATACTGTCGCAGTTCCGAAAATGGCCGCGGTCTTCAGTGCCTACGGTATCGGCGAGTGCGACATATCCCAGCATTACGCCGCCACGGTCCACGGCATCGATGAAAGCAGGCTGAAGGAGACCATCGCCGCGCTGAAGACGAAGGCCGCCCGCGACATGTATGCGGAAGGATTTGCCGAAGGGCGCTATGAACTGCGCGCTCGCCTCGTGGCGACAGTTGACGGCAGGGAGATCAGCCACTTCCTGACGGATGCGGCGGTACCGGCTCCGTTCAAGAAGGCCGAGCACGTCGAAGTCGAGTTGAAAGCGGTCAAGGTTTTGCGCTCTGAAAAAGATAAACAAGCCAGCTTCAAAAAGGGCAACAAGGCGTCATTGCACAGTAATCGTACCCTGCTGACCAAACGCAAGGGACGCATTGAAGTGCCCGTGTACAACCTTAACGAGATGAAAACAGGCGACTACGGCGTTGGTCCAGCCATTATCGAAGAAGACTTCTTTACCTGCCGGGTCCTTGACGGATGGAGTTTTGTCATCAGCGACGCGGGCGACATTCTACTGAACAAGAGAGGTTGA